A region from the Metopolophium dirhodum isolate CAU chromosome 9, ASM1992520v1, whole genome shotgun sequence genome encodes:
- the LOC132952506 gene encoding protein AATF isoform X1, which yields MSSSDEEISSKDEMGSCEEMVSNDEIDSEEFGSDIEMKSGEEFGSDDEENYSDDGSSTQGIAEPLTDMEKAKVVIAHKEFYDNLLLLRIKLQKCLSLANTLPQDLDKITKEDKEECAYDTVKDLEQYLIMVVKYQTDLLAKNQNVKMIDKEKATMLTNKLNHKDFEHVLQAHHEIFKPYRDETIQFWNERTKLASGKAAKSDFSAFDQPTLLQIDQIMADKSRLIERTQIKRSKYCIVGNPESINTDVDQEIFDDDDFYHKLLRDYIENKTADITDSSQLGKQWLQLQKLRSKMKRKVDTRSTKGRKLRYTVHTKLMNFMAPNDQSPWSEEAKQDLYNSLFGKKNTG from the exons ATGTCATCTTCGGACGAAGAAATAAGTTCTAAAGATGAAATGGGTTCCTGCGAAGAAATGGTTTCCAATGATGAAATAGATAGTGAAGAATTTGGTTCAGACATTGAAATGAAATCCGGCGAAGAATTTGGTTCTGACGATGAAGAAAACTACTCTGACGATGGTTCAAG taCACAGGGTATTGCGGAACCTTTGACAGACATGGAAAAGGCAAAGGTTGTTATAGCACATAAGG AATTTTACGACAATCTATTACTCCTTCGCATAAAGCTTCAAAAATGCCTTTCACTTGCCAATACTCTTCCACAAGACTTGGACAAAATTACCAAGGAAGACAAGGAAGAATGCGCCTATGACACTGTAAAAGATTTAGAACAGTATTTAATAATGGTGGTAAAATATCAAACAGACTTACTTGCTAAGaatcaaaatgttaaaatgat TGATAAAGAAAAAGCTACTATGTTGACAAATAAACTGAATCATAAAGACTTTGAACATGTCTTGCAAGCACATCATGAAATATTCAAACCTTATAGAGATGAGACAATACAATTCTGGAATGAACGAACAAAGCTCGCATCAGGAAAAGCTGCAAAATCAGATTTCTCAGCTTTTGATCAACCTACATTATTACAAATTGATCAAATAATGGCTGATAAGTCTAGGTTAATTGAACGTACTCAAATCAAACGATCCAAATATTGCATTGTTGGTAATCCAGAATCAATAAACACCGATGTTGATCAGGAAATATTTGACGATGATGATTTCTATCACAAATTACTTAGGgactatattgaaaataaaactgcTGATATCACAGATTCATCTCAATTAGGAaa ACAATGGTTACAACTACAAAAGCTGAGGAGTAAAATGAAACGTAAAGTTGATACCAGATCAACTAAAGGAAGAAAACTGAGATACACTGTTCATACAAAATTGATGAATTTTATGGCGCCCAACGACCAATCCCCGTGGTCTGAGGAAGCTAAACAGGATTTATACAATTctttatttggtaaaaaaaatactggtTGA
- the LOC132952506 gene encoding protein AATF isoform X2, with protein sequence MEKAKVVIAHKEFYDNLLLLRIKLQKCLSLANTLPQDLDKITKEDKEECAYDTVKDLEQYLIMVVKYQTDLLAKNQNVKMIDKEKATMLTNKLNHKDFEHVLQAHHEIFKPYRDETIQFWNERTKLASGKAAKSDFSAFDQPTLLQIDQIMADKSRLIERTQIKRSKYCIVGNPESINTDVDQEIFDDDDFYHKLLRDYIENKTADITDSSQLGKQWLQLQKLRSKMKRKVDTRSTKGRKLRYTVHTKLMNFMAPNDQSPWSEEAKQDLYNSLFGKKNTG encoded by the exons ATGGAAAAGGCAAAGGTTGTTATAGCACATAAGG AATTTTACGACAATCTATTACTCCTTCGCATAAAGCTTCAAAAATGCCTTTCACTTGCCAATACTCTTCCACAAGACTTGGACAAAATTACCAAGGAAGACAAGGAAGAATGCGCCTATGACACTGTAAAAGATTTAGAACAGTATTTAATAATGGTGGTAAAATATCAAACAGACTTACTTGCTAAGaatcaaaatgttaaaatgat TGATAAAGAAAAAGCTACTATGTTGACAAATAAACTGAATCATAAAGACTTTGAACATGTCTTGCAAGCACATCATGAAATATTCAAACCTTATAGAGATGAGACAATACAATTCTGGAATGAACGAACAAAGCTCGCATCAGGAAAAGCTGCAAAATCAGATTTCTCAGCTTTTGATCAACCTACATTATTACAAATTGATCAAATAATGGCTGATAAGTCTAGGTTAATTGAACGTACTCAAATCAAACGATCCAAATATTGCATTGTTGGTAATCCAGAATCAATAAACACCGATGTTGATCAGGAAATATTTGACGATGATGATTTCTATCACAAATTACTTAGGgactatattgaaaataaaactgcTGATATCACAGATTCATCTCAATTAGGAaa ACAATGGTTACAACTACAAAAGCTGAGGAGTAAAATGAAACGTAAAGTTGATACCAGATCAACTAAAGGAAGAAAACTGAGATACACTGTTCATACAAAATTGATGAATTTTATGGCGCCCAACGACCAATCCCCGTGGTCTGAGGAAGCTAAACAGGATTTATACAATTctttatttggtaaaaaaaatactggtTGA
- the LOC132952773 gene encoding cyclin-dependent kinase 1-like: protein MDNYDKLEKIGEGTYGVVYKCMELSSKEIVAVKKIRMEMEDEGIPATAIREISILKELNHPNIVNLREILMDDSRLYLVFEFVPMDLKKFIDSRPKKHLDEITTRSFTYQLLVAIYFCHVRRILHRDLKPQNILIDTKHNILKVADFGLGRTFGLPIRVYTHEVVTLWYRAPEVLLNTQRYGCPIDVWSIGCIFAEMAQGKPLFQGDSEIDQLFRIFRILTTPTEDTWPGVSDLKDYKPTFPKWSDNMLADSVKNLSSGGVDLMRQMLVYDPSKRINARDSLQHSYFKDLNKNLLPALPEIKF, encoded by the exons atggatAATTATGATAAACTGGAAAAAATTGGAGAAGGAACATATGGTGTCGTATACAAATGTATGGAACTTTCATCAAAAGAAATTGTTGCTGTGAAGAAAATACGCATGGAAATGGAAGACGAAGGTATACCTGCTACAGCCATTcgagaaattagtattttgaaGGAACTCAATCACCCTAATATTGTGaa TTTGCGAGAAATTCTCATGGATGATTCAAGATTATATCTTGTATTTGAGTTTGTTCCtatggatttaaaaaaatttattgattcAAGGCCTAAAAAACATTTGGATGAAATTACTACAAGGTCATTCACTTAtcag ttattaGTTGCTATATACTTTTGCCATGTGAGACGAATTTTACATAGAGATCTTAAACCACAAAATATCTTAATCGACACTAAGCACAATATACTGAAAGTTGCTGATTTTGGTTTGGGCCGTACTTTTGGTTTGCCAATACGCGTGTACACTCATGag gtagTCACACTATGGTACAGAGCTCCAGAAGTATTGTTAAACACACAACGTTACGGCTGCCCAATTGATGTTTGGTCCATAGGATGTATATTTGCAGAAATGGCACAAGGAAAACCATTATTTCAGGGAGATTCAGAAATTGATCAATTGTTTCGTATTTTCAG gaTTTTGACTACCCCAACTGAAGATACCTGGCCAGGAGTTTCCGATCTTAAGGATTATAAGCCGACTTTTCCAAAATGGAGTGATAATATGTTGGCAGATTCTGTTAAAAACCTCAGTTCCGGTGGAGTGGACTTAATGCGG caaatgtTGGTTTATGATCCAAGCAAACGAATCAATGCAAGAGATTCACTCCAACATAGTTATTTCaaggatttaaataaaaatcttttaccAGCTCTTCCTGagattaagttttaa